A part of Oceaniferula flava genomic DNA contains:
- a CDS encoding type II secretion system F family protein: MAVFTYKALAKDGAVSTGEITAGDRTEAIKVLSRRGLQPVNLSASSVAKPSPKAKKNDSSKATKESPPVKGEKPPEKEGKGPARDANGLLKLKRAEVVMFTEELSEMLGAGLQLEPALKSMENREELGSLKDVSRDIRQLVRDGSSFSLALRKVSDSFGPLYCSLAAAGEASGALDTILKRQAHYLKTLQELQSKVTLALIYPAFLVLAGIGVGVIFVTKLIPQLTDLISSTPGGKIPLGAKILINTSNFFQQWWLVMLLTLVGGALIFKAWKDAESNRLTWDRTKLKLPLLGAVIESRFYVQFLETLANLVGNGLPLLRSLELSRDATQNLHIRGHMDRVIEMVGDGRSFSRSLISTGIFPPLLIDMVSVGEKTGKLDKSLRRAAERYDSELNKSLSRVMELIMPVVLVVMALLIGTMAYLMITAIFQTIDNLGGR; encoded by the coding sequence ATGGCAGTTTTCACATACAAGGCGCTCGCAAAGGATGGCGCTGTTTCCACAGGAGAAATCACCGCGGGCGACCGCACAGAGGCGATCAAGGTGCTAAGTCGGCGCGGCTTGCAGCCGGTCAATTTATCCGCCTCATCGGTCGCTAAACCTTCGCCGAAGGCAAAGAAAAACGACTCGTCGAAAGCCACGAAGGAGAGCCCCCCAGTTAAAGGGGAAAAGCCTCCCGAGAAAGAAGGCAAGGGGCCGGCGCGAGACGCCAATGGTCTGCTCAAGCTGAAGCGTGCCGAGGTGGTGATGTTTACCGAGGAGCTCAGTGAGATGTTAGGTGCCGGACTCCAGCTGGAACCGGCGCTGAAATCGATGGAAAACCGTGAGGAGCTAGGCTCACTCAAGGATGTTTCTCGTGATATTCGTCAGCTGGTGCGTGACGGTAGCAGCTTTTCTCTCGCGCTACGCAAGGTGAGCGATAGCTTCGGGCCTCTCTACTGCAGCCTCGCTGCTGCTGGTGAGGCTTCCGGTGCGTTGGATACCATTCTCAAACGTCAGGCGCACTATCTGAAGACTTTGCAAGAGCTTCAGAGTAAGGTGACCCTCGCTCTCATTTACCCGGCCTTCCTAGTGCTGGCCGGCATCGGTGTCGGGGTGATCTTTGTCACCAAGTTAATCCCGCAGCTGACCGATCTGATTTCCAGCACCCCGGGTGGTAAGATTCCCCTGGGCGCAAAGATCCTCATTAACACCAGTAACTTTTTCCAGCAATGGTGGCTGGTCATGCTGCTCACCTTGGTCGGCGGCGCACTGATCTTCAAGGCTTGGAAAGATGCTGAATCAAACCGACTGACGTGGGATCGCACCAAGCTCAAGCTTCCGCTGTTAGGTGCGGTGATCGAGAGCCGGTTCTATGTCCAATTTCTGGAAACTTTGGCGAACCTGGTGGGCAATGGTCTGCCACTTTTACGCTCCCTCGAATTGTCACGTGATGCCACTCAGAACTTACATATCCGTGGTCACATGGATCGGGTGATCGAGATGGTGGGGGACGGTCGTTCCTTCTCGCGCTCCCTCATCAGCACGGGGATTTTCCCACCCTTGTTGATCGATATGGTCTCGGTCGGTGAGAAAACCGGTAAGCTGGACAAGTCTCTGCGCCGCGCTGCCGAGCGCTATGATTCCGAGCTCAACAAATCGCTCTCACGGGTGATGGAGTTGATCATGCCAGTGGTGCTGGTTGTCATGGCTTTGCTGATCGGCACCATGGCCTACCTGATGATCACCGCGATCTTCCAGACTATTGACAATTTGGGTGGCCGTTAG
- a CDS encoding ornithine cyclodeaminase family protein, translated as MNVRLIDQALVEKCLTMPRAIELMRQAYADLTEGKVDSPLRTALVNEGGTVLYKPAYSSGAGIFCVKVVSVFADNVNRGLPVTPGIIVVNSSETGMPLAILEAGYLTSLRTGAATGIATEVLAPADATIGALFGTGGQSRHQLEAMLCARDFTKIYVFSRKQENAVRFCEENADIAGDCELVANPDRAVLKDCHVITAATTSPTAVFSDDEISDSVHINAIGSLGAERTEVSAETLLRSDVVVDQRAACLKEAGEICLMRDQGLIGDDYHPLEIGEIILGDQSTGERDRPTVFKSVGNAAQDLICSAEIYRYAEEHGLGAQAEL; from the coding sequence ATGAATGTGAGACTGATTGATCAAGCCCTGGTAGAGAAATGTCTAACGATGCCGCGCGCCATCGAGCTGATGCGCCAGGCATACGCCGACCTGACTGAAGGCAAGGTGGACAGCCCGCTGCGCACGGCTCTGGTGAACGAGGGAGGCACTGTTCTCTATAAGCCTGCTTACTCATCTGGAGCGGGGATTTTCTGCGTCAAGGTGGTCTCTGTGTTTGCCGATAACGTCAATCGGGGGCTGCCCGTGACGCCAGGCATCATCGTGGTCAATAGCTCGGAAACCGGGATGCCCTTGGCGATTTTGGAAGCTGGCTATTTGACCTCGTTGCGCACCGGCGCCGCCACGGGGATTGCGACCGAGGTTCTGGCTCCTGCCGATGCCACGATCGGAGCCCTATTCGGCACCGGTGGACAATCGCGCCACCAGCTCGAAGCGATGCTTTGCGCGCGTGATTTCACCAAGATTTACGTCTTCTCTAGAAAGCAGGAAAATGCGGTGAGGTTCTGCGAGGAAAATGCCGACATCGCGGGGGACTGTGAATTGGTGGCTAATCCGGACCGCGCGGTGCTCAAAGACTGTCACGTGATTACGGCAGCCACCACCAGTCCGACCGCCGTTTTTTCCGACGATGAAATCTCAGACAGCGTGCATATCAATGCCATCGGTTCCCTCGGGGCGGAGCGCACGGAGGTATCTGCAGAGACGCTACTGCGCTCCGATGTGGTGGTCGATCAACGCGCCGCCTGCCTCAAAGAGGCCGGTGAGATCTGTCTGATGCGTGATCAGGGGCTGATCGGTGACGACTATCATCCTCTGGAAATTGGCGAGATCATCCTTGGCGATCAATCGACCGGGGAAAGGGATCGACCCACGGTGTTCAAATCCGTGGGCAATGCGGCGCAGGATCTTATTTGTTCGGCTGAAATCTACCGTTATGCCGAAGAGCATGGTTTGGGCGCCCAGGCGGAGCTGTAA